In Actinomycetota bacterium, the following are encoded in one genomic region:
- a CDS encoding DUF1211 domain-containing protein: MRTERGFDRLVNFSDAVVAIAITLLVLPLVDLEIPEGHSAWDLFADSDGRAQSEILAFILSFYVIAQLWLGHHRIFEDFRSYDSGLARLNLLWLVSIVFLPFPTSMLGEEDPAFSNGVGVLYLLNLALASASLALLTQYAERHPQLLDPRLRDRPRVPWYWEWAFVGYFLAVAVVCLFAPAVAIWLMIGVLVVGVSQGRMTSRVRRQSDNDAAAAAGPAAVDEPPPGATA, from the coding sequence ATGCGCACCGAACGCGGCTTCGACCGGCTGGTCAACTTCAGCGACGCTGTGGTGGCCATCGCGATCACTCTGCTGGTCCTGCCGCTGGTCGATCTGGAGATTCCCGAGGGGCACAGCGCGTGGGACCTGTTCGCCGACAGCGACGGCCGGGCGCAGTCGGAGATCCTGGCGTTCATCCTGTCCTTCTACGTGATCGCGCAGCTGTGGCTCGGCCACCACCGGATCTTCGAGGACTTCCGCAGCTACGACTCCGGCCTGGCCCGGCTCAACCTGCTGTGGCTGGTCTCCATCGTCTTCCTGCCGTTCCCGACGTCCATGCTCGGCGAAGAGGATCCGGCGTTCAGCAACGGTGTCGGCGTCCTCTACCTGCTCAACCTCGCGCTGGCCTCGGCCAGTCTGGCCCTGCTCACCCAGTACGCCGAGCGCCATCCGCAGCTGCTGGACCCGCGGTTGCGGGATCGCCCGCGCGTGCCCTGGTACTGGGAATGGGCCTTCGTGGGCTACTTCCTCGCCGTGGCGGTCGTCTGCCTCTTCGCCCCTGCCGTCGCGATCTGGCTGATGATCGGTGTGCTGGTCGTCGGTGTTTCGCAGGGCCGCATGACGTCCCGGGTACGGCGGCAGTCGGACAATGACGCCGCTGCGGCTGCAGGTCCTGCCGCGGTCGACGAGCCGCCCCCGGGAGCCACCGCATGA
- a CDS encoding VOC family protein: protein MSRQLQVTFDAHDPRALSIFWREALGYVHPGPPGVALSAGDDPLAAWDDFLAGIGVPAEQRNSRSAIEDPDGHGPRLFFQQVPEGKTAKNRVHLDVRAAPGLAGDERMAALEAECARLVALGATRTRRFEPAPPMSAGFIVMADPEGNEFCLD, encoded by the coding sequence ATGAGTCGCCAGCTGCAGGTCACCTTCGACGCCCACGACCCGAGGGCGCTGTCGATCTTCTGGCGGGAGGCGCTCGGCTACGTCCACCCCGGGCCGCCCGGGGTGGCGCTGAGCGCCGGGGACGATCCGCTGGCGGCGTGGGACGACTTCCTGGCCGGGATCGGCGTACCGGCGGAGCAACGCAACAGCCGTTCGGCCATCGAGGACCCCGACGGCCACGGACCGCGCCTGTTCTTCCAGCAGGTGCCCGAGGGCAAGACCGCCAAGAACCGGGTGCACCTGGACGTGCGAGCCGCCCCCGGGCTGGCCGGCGACGAGCGGATGGCCGCGCTGGAAGCCGAATGCGCGCGACTGGTCGCGCTCGGCGCTACCCGGACCCGCCGGTTCGAGCCGGCACCGCCGATGAGCGCCGGCTTCATCGTGATGGCTGACCCGGAGGGCAACGAGTTCTGCCTGGACTGA